A single genomic interval of Rosistilla ulvae harbors:
- a CDS encoding DUF1549 and DUF1553 domain-containing protein, with the protein MKERQMMHRIGLDQWIVASRAACCAAAMLVASVAFAAKPDTLGDDSVLPELSTRFAVGNETSEIPDFQKHISPLMGRLGCNGRSCHGSFQGRGGFMLSLFGYDFEADHKAMLEADSGRIDTADADESLVLAKPIDEDMHEGGKRFDKDGWEYRVLRTWIAAGANYDAKQRKKLERLEVGPAEILFDQDKQTTSLRAVAHWEDGTREEVTGLCRFHTNDDAIATIDETGIVTCTGVGDTHVVVSYDNAVVPVTVIRPVSKLTGDDYPQLEARTEVDRLIAVKLQKLGIVPSEICSDAEFLRRASLDISGTLPTAADAAAFIADNSSGKRQRKVEELLSSPGYAAWWTTRFCDWTGNSDAQLNNVSPIRQAPTQHWYEWIHRRVEENMPYDEMVEGIVVAQSREEGESYREYCEAMGAACRNGEMDGFADRPGLTYFWARRNFRQTEDRAIGFAYSFLGIRIQCAQCHKHPFDQWSKQDFDEFKNLFQTVGLSQKPRDKEGLEQYEAMMTTMDSGLKGNQLRRELQKEFNKGAVIPFPEIVERPVRGNAKMVRKKGQKARRVVEPPTAKLLGGDYVQLDEMAREKLMQWLRDPSNPYFAKAIVNRVWANYFGSGIVDPVDDLNLANPPSNAPLMDYLADGFVESGYDMKWLHRTIVGSDAYQRSWQTNDTNALDVRNFSHFVPRRLPAETLYDAILVATASDKQAAQLCSSRDGRAVGLASSSPRNNGRGSSYALQVFGRSIRESNCDCDRSEDPNLLQTVYLQNDEDVTDRLYDRNGWLAEQMKSLGQPMLVGDTALAKAKQQGNAARQRQITMLKKRRQELVQTLAKVEKNASSSEEQLKNKTTRMTRQISQINKRIKALQTGEVQDVAAGKSAELDSEQLTSLVNQAYLRTVARYPEPEELSSSLAYIEAGDSVASGVGDLLWALLNTKEFVLNH; encoded by the coding sequence ATGAAAGAGCGACAAATGATGCATCGAATCGGTCTTGATCAATGGATCGTTGCCAGTCGAGCGGCCTGTTGTGCGGCGGCGATGTTGGTCGCCAGCGTGGCGTTTGCGGCGAAGCCCGATACGCTTGGCGACGATTCCGTCCTGCCGGAGCTGAGCACGCGGTTTGCCGTCGGCAACGAGACCTCCGAGATCCCCGACTTTCAAAAGCACATCAGTCCCCTGATGGGACGATTGGGCTGCAACGGTCGTTCCTGCCACGGATCGTTCCAGGGGCGCGGCGGGTTCATGCTGTCGCTGTTTGGCTACGATTTCGAAGCCGATCACAAGGCGATGCTCGAAGCCGATTCGGGGCGGATCGATACCGCCGACGCCGACGAAAGCTTGGTTTTGGCCAAGCCGATCGATGAGGACATGCACGAAGGTGGCAAGCGTTTCGACAAAGACGGTTGGGAGTATCGCGTGCTGCGAACCTGGATCGCCGCCGGAGCGAATTACGATGCCAAGCAACGCAAAAAACTGGAACGCTTGGAAGTTGGGCCGGCAGAGATCCTGTTCGATCAAGACAAGCAGACGACTTCATTGCGAGCGGTTGCTCATTGGGAAGATGGCACGCGTGAAGAGGTCACTGGTCTGTGCCGGTTCCACACCAACGACGATGCGATCGCGACAATCGATGAGACGGGAATCGTCACCTGCACCGGCGTCGGCGACACGCATGTCGTCGTTTCTTACGACAATGCGGTCGTTCCGGTCACGGTGATTCGGCCTGTTTCGAAGCTGACCGGCGACGACTATCCGCAGCTGGAAGCGCGAACCGAGGTCGATCGCTTGATCGCGGTCAAGCTGCAAAAGCTGGGGATCGTGCCGTCGGAGATCTGCTCCGACGCGGAGTTCTTGCGTCGGGCGAGCCTCGATATTTCGGGGACGCTGCCAACCGCGGCCGACGCGGCCGCGTTCATCGCCGACAACAGCAGCGGCAAGCGTCAACGCAAGGTCGAAGAATTGCTCTCCAGCCCCGGTTATGCAGCTTGGTGGACGACGCGGTTCTGCGATTGGACCGGCAACAGCGATGCTCAACTGAACAACGTCTCGCCAATCCGACAGGCACCGACGCAACATTGGTATGAATGGATCCATCGCCGCGTCGAAGAAAACATGCCCTATGACGAGATGGTCGAAGGGATCGTTGTCGCCCAATCGCGTGAGGAGGGGGAATCGTATCGAGAGTATTGCGAAGCGATGGGGGCCGCGTGTCGCAACGGCGAGATGGACGGGTTTGCCGATCGACCCGGGCTGACCTATTTCTGGGCGCGTCGCAATTTCCGACAGACCGAAGACCGAGCGATCGGATTTGCCTATTCGTTTTTAGGTATCCGGATCCAATGTGCTCAGTGCCACAAACATCCTTTCGACCAATGGTCCAAACAGGACTTCGATGAATTCAAGAACCTATTCCAAACGGTGGGACTGAGCCAGAAGCCGCGAGATAAGGAGGGCTTGGAGCAATATGAAGCGATGATGACGACGATGGATTCCGGCCTGAAGGGGAACCAGCTTCGCAGAGAGTTGCAAAAGGAATTCAACAAAGGGGCGGTGATTCCGTTCCCCGAGATCGTCGAACGCCCGGTTCGCGGCAATGCCAAAATGGTTCGCAAGAAAGGGCAGAAAGCGCGTCGAGTGGTCGAGCCGCCGACGGCAAAGCTGTTGGGAGGCGACTACGTCCAACTGGATGAAATGGCGCGAGAGAAGCTGATGCAGTGGCTCCGCGATCCCAGCAATCCCTACTTCGCCAAAGCGATCGTGAACCGCGTGTGGGCAAATTATTTTGGCAGCGGGATCGTCGACCCAGTCGACGATTTGAATCTCGCCAATCCGCCAAGCAACGCTCCGCTGATGGACTATCTGGCCGACGGGTTCGTTGAGAGCGGATACGACATGAAGTGGCTGCACCGCACGATCGTCGGCAGCGATGCGTATCAACGCAGCTGGCAGACAAACGACACCAACGCGTTGGACGTTCGCAATTTCAGCCACTTTGTACCGCGACGCCTGCCCGCCGAAACGCTTTACGACGCGATCTTGGTTGCGACAGCCAGCGACAAACAGGCGGCTCAGCTGTGCAGCAGCCGCGACGGTCGCGCGGTGGGGCTTGCTTCCAGCAGTCCTCGCAACAACGGCCGCGGTTCGTCGTACGCCTTACAGGTTTTTGGCCGTTCGATTCGCGAATCGAATTGCGATTGCGACCGATCCGAAGATCCAAACCTGCTGCAAACGGTTTATCTGCAAAACGATGAGGATGTCACCGATCGGCTGTACGATCGCAATGGCTGGTTGGCCGAGCAGATGAAGAGCTTGGGCCAGCCGATGTTGGTCGGCGACACGGCGCTTGCGAAAGCGAAGCAACAAGGCAATGCGGCGCGGCAGCGTCAAATCACGATGCTGAAGAAGCGTCGGCAGGAACTGGTCCAGACGCTTGCCAAGGTGGAAAAGAATGCCTCCAGTTCGGAGGAGCAGCTGAAGAACAAGACCACTCGGATGACGCGGCAGATCTCGCAAATCAACAAGCGAATCAAAGCATTGCAGACTGGCGAAGTGCAGGACGTGGCGGCGGGTAAATCGGCAGAGCTGGATAGCGAACAATTGACCAGCTTGGTCAATCAGGCCTACCTGCGAACCGTCGCACGTTATCCGGAGCCGGAGGAATTGAGCAGCTCGCTCGCCTATATCGAAGCGGGCGATTCGGTTGCCAGCGGTGTGGGGGATCTATTGTGGGCGTTGTTGAACACAAAAGAGTTTGTGTTAAATCACTGA
- a CDS encoding DUF1501 domain-containing protein has translation MGISKTCDGVSRRDVLRVGALAAGGFSLTNYLSIAEAGEVQAGAKATSAIFINLPGGPSHIDTFDLKPEADDKVRGPFQPIKTNVPGIEFSEHLPKLAGCADKFAILRGVSHTLAAHALGQEYVNTGSRPLPSLEYPGFGSVVSMERPGDREIPGFVAVPNINQRPGFLGVQYAPLNTNATPRAGQPFAVRGIKLANGMTVDQMRRRQDLLSSLDRRMASIEKSSSLLQGLDRFSEQAYSMITSTRTRQAFDISKESENITKMFDDQTFSQSCLLATRLVESGVRFVGLTLGGWDTHVDNWTKLKSGLLPQFDAGLSGLLNSLAAKGLLESTAVFVTGEFGRTPKINTRSAEGGRDHYPRCMFMLMAGGGVRGGQVIGESDDTASAPRHEAITPDDVAASFYHNLGIDPTKEYHTETGRPITLVRDGNVIPQLFS, from the coding sequence ATGGGTATCTCAAAAACGTGTGATGGTGTCAGCCGACGCGATGTGCTGCGAGTGGGAGCGTTGGCCGCTGGTGGGTTCTCGCTGACGAACTACCTGAGTATCGCCGAGGCGGGCGAGGTTCAAGCGGGTGCCAAGGCGACGTCGGCGATTTTCATCAACCTGCCCGGCGGTCCGTCGCACATCGACACCTTCGATCTGAAGCCCGAAGCGGATGACAAGGTTCGCGGTCCGTTCCAACCGATCAAGACGAACGTGCCGGGGATCGAATTTTCCGAGCACCTGCCCAAGCTGGCAGGCTGTGCCGACAAGTTTGCGATTCTGCGTGGTGTCAGTCACACGCTGGCCGCTCATGCGTTGGGGCAGGAATATGTGAACACCGGTTCGCGTCCGCTGCCATCGTTGGAGTATCCCGGTTTCGGATCGGTCGTCTCGATGGAACGCCCCGGCGATCGCGAGATCCCTGGATTTGTGGCGGTCCCCAATATTAATCAACGTCCTGGTTTCTTGGGAGTTCAATACGCTCCGCTGAATACCAACGCAACACCTCGAGCCGGTCAGCCGTTTGCGGTCCGAGGTATCAAGCTAGCCAACGGGATGACGGTCGATCAGATGCGTCGTCGCCAGGATTTGTTGAGCAGCTTGGATCGGCGTATGGCGTCGATCGAAAAGTCGAGCTCATTGCTGCAGGGACTCGATCGCTTCAGCGAGCAAGCCTATTCGATGATCACGTCGACACGCACGCGGCAAGCTTTTGACATCAGCAAGGAATCGGAAAACATCACCAAGATGTTCGACGATCAAACCTTCAGCCAAAGCTGTCTGTTGGCAACGCGGTTGGTGGAGTCGGGAGTGCGGTTTGTTGGCCTGACGCTCGGCGGCTGGGATACGCATGTCGACAACTGGACCAAGTTGAAGTCGGGGCTGTTGCCGCAATTTGATGCCGGGCTCAGCGGACTTCTGAATTCGTTGGCAGCCAAGGGGCTGTTGGAATCGACAGCGGTCTTTGTCACCGGCGAGTTCGGACGGACTCCGAAGATCAACACCCGATCGGCCGAAGGAGGCCGCGATCACTACCCACGCTGCATGTTCATGCTGATGGCGGGTGGCGGCGTCCGCGGCGGCCAGGTGATCGGCGAGAGCGACGACACCGCATCGGCTCCACGACACGAAGCGATCACCCCCGACGACGTCGCAGCCAGCTTCTATCACAACCTGGGGATCGATCCGACGAAGGAATACCACACCGAAACGGGCCGCCCGATAACGCTGGTCCGCGATGGCAACGTGATCCCGCAGTTGTTTTCGTAA
- a CDS encoding ABC transporter permease, which yields MNENVLSVRNLSRSFGDLVAVQDVSFDVRKGEIFGLLGPNGSGKSTIIRMLLGILPPSGGDATVLGHDVRTESEEIKHRVGYMSQSFSLYGDLTARENIDFYGRIYGLSPSQLERRADEVIELTGLDDRVGQFARTLSGGWKQRLALACALIHEPDLLFLDEPTAGIDPVARRHLWDLLFELSGRGVTLFVTTHYMDEAERCTDVGYIYLSRLLVRGKPSDLKRLPDVTPAGTRRCEMRVDSPTARLTGLRAIDGVLDATLFGDTIHLLLAPELSDQELLSQMKIEPDRVQLRSVDPSLEDVFVTLTQAAERDPDSFQAPAPTEAAANEAVGELEPLQKPSPATLSGSPPRRRSSGFVAVLTKEFAHVRRQPSTLVFLLLVPLMQTIIFGFALDTQIENIAMVVYDQDGRRQGRELVDAFHNTRRFTTVERVLDDESFRRAMTSGRASVGLRIPPNYSDRIVRGEQVSVQLLIDGSDSQVATTALNTAQLLGLNLSIAIARIKGENLQLAPARDELGRGAVPIEIRPRLLYNPDLESSHFFVPGLVGIILQLVTVFLTSFAIVRERELGTLEQLFVTPVSRSGLLLGKLVPYAVLGFIATLIVLSAMVFVFGVSIHGSLTLLLCLTLLFMTCSLGLGLLVSTISKTQLEALQFAFMIMLPSVLLSGFMFPRSEMPWPIYLASFGIPVTYYIEILRGVVLRGADLLDLLAPVAGLFLCNVIVLGLSLARFRKTLG from the coding sequence ATGAATGAGAACGTTCTTTCGGTGCGTAATCTCTCGCGCAGCTTTGGCGATCTGGTCGCGGTGCAAGACGTCAGCTTCGACGTCCGCAAAGGGGAGATCTTTGGGCTGCTGGGCCCTAACGGCAGCGGTAAGTCGACGATCATCCGGATGCTGCTGGGCATCCTGCCTCCCAGCGGCGGCGATGCGACGGTCCTAGGACACGATGTCCGCACCGAGTCGGAAGAGATCAAGCATCGCGTCGGTTACATGTCGCAAAGCTTCAGCCTGTACGGCGACCTGACAGCTCGAGAGAACATCGATTTCTACGGACGAATCTACGGGCTATCGCCGAGCCAATTGGAGCGGCGAGCCGACGAAGTGATTGAGCTAACCGGGCTGGACGACCGTGTCGGCCAGTTCGCTCGCACCCTTTCGGGAGGTTGGAAACAGCGACTGGCTCTCGCCTGCGCCCTGATCCACGAACCCGACCTGCTGTTTCTGGACGAACCGACAGCGGGAATCGATCCGGTCGCGCGGCGGCACTTGTGGGATCTGCTGTTCGAACTCTCGGGCCGCGGTGTGACGCTGTTCGTGACAACGCACTACATGGACGAAGCCGAACGCTGCACCGACGTCGGATACATCTATCTGTCGCGGCTGTTGGTGCGCGGCAAGCCGTCGGATTTGAAACGCTTGCCCGACGTGACGCCCGCCGGAACGCGGCGCTGCGAAATGCGAGTCGATTCGCCGACGGCACGGTTAACTGGCTTGCGAGCGATCGACGGCGTCCTCGATGCGACGCTGTTCGGCGACACGATCCATCTGCTGCTGGCACCGGAACTGTCCGACCAAGAACTGCTTTCCCAGATGAAGATCGAACCCGATCGAGTCCAACTGCGGTCGGTCGATCCTTCCCTGGAAGATGTCTTTGTCACGCTAACGCAAGCTGCCGAACGCGATCCCGACAGCTTTCAAGCTCCCGCACCAACGGAAGCTGCCGCCAACGAAGCGGTTGGCGAATTGGAGCCGCTGCAGAAACCAAGTCCAGCGACGCTCAGCGGATCTCCGCCGCGGCGAAGGTCCAGCGGCTTTGTTGCGGTACTGACCAAGGAGTTCGCTCACGTCCGCCGCCAGCCATCGACGCTCGTCTTCCTGCTGCTCGTTCCGTTAATGCAGACGATCATTTTCGGATTCGCTCTCGATACGCAGATCGAAAACATCGCGATGGTCGTCTACGACCAAGACGGCCGACGTCAGGGGCGCGAGCTTGTCGACGCGTTTCACAACACGCGGCGATTCACGACGGTCGAGCGAGTGTTGGACGACGAATCGTTCCGCCGCGCGATGACCTCGGGGCGTGCCAGCGTCGGTTTGCGGATACCGCCCAACTACAGCGACCGGATCGTCCGCGGCGAGCAGGTTTCGGTGCAACTGCTGATCGATGGCAGCGATTCGCAAGTCGCCACGACGGCGTTGAACACCGCGCAACTGCTGGGATTGAATCTGTCGATCGCGATCGCTCGCATCAAGGGAGAGAATCTGCAACTCGCACCGGCGCGAGATGAATTGGGGCGCGGCGCCGTCCCGATCGAGATCCGCCCGCGGCTGCTGTACAACCCCGACCTAGAGAGCTCTCATTTCTTTGTCCCTGGATTGGTTGGCATCATCCTGCAACTGGTGACTGTTTTCCTGACCTCATTCGCCATCGTCCGCGAACGCGAACTGGGAACGCTTGAACAACTGTTTGTTACACCGGTCAGCCGCAGTGGGCTGCTGCTCGGGAAACTGGTCCCCTACGCCGTCCTTGGCTTCATCGCCACGCTGATCGTTCTGTCGGCGATGGTCTTCGTTTTTGGCGTCTCGATCCACGGTAGCCTCACCCTGCTGCTCTGCCTCACGCTGTTGTTCATGACCTGCTCGCTGGGCCTTGGCCTGCTAGTCTCGACGATCTCCAAAACGCAGCTCGAAGCGCTGCAGTTTGCCTTCATGATCATGTTGCCCTCGGTGCTGCTGTCGGGATTCATGTTCCCTCGCAGCGAGATGCCTTGGCCGATCTACCTCGCCTCCTTCGGAATCCCCGTCACGTATTACATCGAGATCCTGCGTGGCGTCGTCCTGCGAGGCGCCGACCTGCTGGATTTGCTAGCCCCCGTCGCCGGGCTGTTTCTCTGCAACGTGATCGTGCTGGGGCTCAGCCTAGCCCGATTCCGCAAAACGCTCGGCTAG
- the priA gene encoding replication restart helicase PriA, with amino-acid sequence MTELSLPNEFMSSDSDPAANDPQGSLFSLDGPAWETDVHEQITVATVVFSEMPFGPFDYSVPSELVDSVRPGMRLQVPLGKRRKPITGWCTKVTASTSGGMTLKPIDSCFDEKPLCNANLIQLVLWMAHYYQAQPGQVFDALIPAGVRMGAGTRATTFFTPTQQALDDEVVAKLPAKQQYALQYLIAAAEPMTLRDLADQAGCTEGPIRQLLQKELIVGEVRRVMTPGILPSRNNVMTDAHRLTKEQSAALAEICAALDSGKHSTLLLHGVTGSGKTEVYIQAIEHLQRFGRQAIVLVPEISLTPQTRQRFQDRFESVAVLHSHMSPVERNHHWQRIAEGQVQVIVGARSAIFAPTPHLGLIVIDEEHDASFKQDTIPRYHARDVARYRAHLEGIPLILGSATPALESWNAAKKGIYKRIPLHRRVGDRPMPHVQLVDLRLKEDRTGGSISRPLMQATRAALAKGEQAILLLNRRGFATTIQCPSCGHVVACPDCEMPLTHHRDGSKAVCHYCDYQIGTPPWCPECRFDGIRYSGLGTQKLEMEVKAKFPDAVIARMDSDTMRRPGSHERVLSAFRQKEIDILLGTQMIAKGLDFPNVTLVGVINADSALHFPDFRAAERTFQLVTQVAGRAGRGDAGGEVVVQTYTPEHPAIQAASQHDYFQFAEEELQQRQKFAYPPFGRIARIIIRGSEETLTEAFADNLVSSLERARDAQQAEIRILGPAPPPIAKLRGKYRFHILLQCPDAGSLGNVIRAATSEHRSGEDIQYVVDIDPLDML; translated from the coding sequence ATGACCGAACTCTCCTTGCCGAACGAATTCATGTCATCCGATTCCGATCCCGCCGCCAACGACCCTCAAGGCTCGCTGTTCAGCCTCGATGGGCCCGCGTGGGAAACCGATGTCCATGAACAGATCACCGTTGCAACGGTCGTCTTTTCGGAGATGCCTTTTGGCCCGTTCGATTACAGCGTACCCAGCGAACTTGTCGACAGCGTTCGCCCCGGAATGCGTCTGCAGGTGCCGCTGGGCAAGCGACGCAAACCGATCACCGGTTGGTGCACCAAGGTCACCGCGTCGACGTCGGGCGGAATGACGCTCAAACCGATCGATTCCTGCTTCGACGAAAAACCGCTCTGCAACGCCAACCTGATCCAGTTGGTGCTCTGGATGGCGCACTACTACCAGGCGCAACCCGGCCAGGTTTTCGACGCCTTGATTCCCGCAGGCGTTCGGATGGGAGCGGGGACGCGAGCGACGACCTTCTTCACTCCGACGCAACAAGCGTTGGACGACGAGGTCGTGGCGAAACTGCCCGCCAAACAACAGTATGCGTTGCAGTATCTGATCGCCGCTGCCGAACCGATGACGCTCCGCGATCTAGCCGACCAAGCCGGCTGCACCGAGGGACCGATTCGCCAGCTGTTGCAAAAAGAATTGATCGTCGGCGAAGTCCGCCGCGTGATGACGCCTGGCATCCTGCCGTCGCGCAACAACGTCATGACCGACGCTCACAGATTGACCAAAGAACAGTCCGCGGCACTTGCCGAAATCTGCGCCGCACTCGATTCGGGAAAACATTCGACGCTGTTGCTGCACGGCGTCACGGGGAGCGGCAAAACGGAGGTCTACATCCAAGCGATCGAACACCTGCAACGCTTCGGCCGCCAAGCGATCGTGCTGGTCCCGGAGATCAGCCTGACGCCGCAGACTCGCCAACGGTTCCAGGATCGATTCGAAAGCGTCGCCGTGCTGCACAGTCACATGAGTCCCGTCGAACGGAACCATCACTGGCAACGGATCGCCGAAGGACAGGTCCAAGTGATCGTTGGAGCCCGCAGTGCCATCTTCGCGCCGACGCCTCACCTGGGACTGATCGTGATCGACGAAGAGCACGACGCGTCGTTTAAGCAAGACACGATCCCGCGGTATCACGCTCGCGATGTCGCCCGCTACCGAGCGCATCTGGAGGGGATTCCGTTGATTCTCGGATCGGCCACTCCGGCGCTCGAGTCGTGGAACGCCGCGAAGAAGGGGATTTACAAACGCATCCCGCTGCATCGACGCGTCGGCGATCGCCCGATGCCTCACGTGCAACTTGTCGACCTGCGACTGAAGGAAGATCGCACCGGCGGGTCGATCAGCCGCCCGCTGATGCAAGCGACTCGCGCGGCGCTGGCCAAAGGAGAACAGGCGATCCTGCTGCTGAACCGCCGTGGCTTCGCCACCACGATCCAGTGCCCTTCGTGTGGTCACGTCGTCGCCTGTCCCGATTGCGAGATGCCGCTGACGCATCACCGCGACGGCAGCAAAGCGGTTTGCCACTACTGCGATTACCAAATCGGAACGCCTCCCTGGTGTCCCGAATGCCGTTTCGATGGCATCCGTTACTCGGGGCTCGGAACGCAGAAGCTTGAGATGGAAGTCAAAGCCAAATTCCCCGACGCGGTCATCGCTCGGATGGACAGCGATACGATGCGGCGTCCGGGGAGCCATGAACGCGTGCTGTCGGCATTCCGCCAGAAAGAGATCGACATCCTGCTGGGAACGCAGATGATCGCCAAAGGACTCGACTTTCCCAACGTCACCCTCGTCGGCGTGATCAATGCCGATTCGGCGTTGCATTTCCCCGACTTCCGCGCCGCCGAGCGGACGTTTCAATTAGTCACCCAGGTTGCTGGCCGCGCGGGCCGCGGAGATGCTGGCGGCGAAGTCGTCGTGCAAACCTATACGCCCGAGCATCCGGCGATCCAAGCCGCCTCGCAACACGATTATTTCCAGTTCGCCGAAGAAGAGCTGCAGCAGCGACAGAAGTTCGCTTACCCGCCCTTTGGCCGGATCGCCCGGATCATCATCCGCGGCAGCGAGGAAACGCTAACCGAAGCTTTTGCCGACAACTTGGTCAGCAGCCTGGAACGGGCTCGCGATGCGCAACAAGCCGAAATTAGAATCCTCGGCCCCGCCCCGCCGCCGATCGCCAAGCTGCGTGGCAAATACCGATTCCATATCCTACTGCAGTGTCCCGATGCGGGATCTCTGGGAAATGTGATCCGCGCCGCGACCAGCGAACATCGATCGGGCGAAGACATCCAATACGTTGTCGACATCGATCCGCTGGATATGCTTTAG
- the nadD gene encoding nicotinate-nucleotide adenylyltransferase: MRIGILGGSFDPVHYGHLMLAERAREQLELDKVLFVPAAMSPLKPTGPVASSESRVAMLQLAIGGNEAFEVSRVEIDRGGVSYTLDTVTAIREQFPQAELFLMMGADLVGQLGDWNQPEKIFAIAKPAIMNRGGYDAATAAEIEPFLTDSDSGQVAFLQMPQIELSSSELRDRIGAGESIRYHTPRAVEESIRAEGLYAS; this comes from the coding sequence ATGCGGATTGGGATTCTGGGCGGGTCGTTTGATCCGGTGCACTATGGGCATCTGATGTTGGCAGAGCGAGCTCGCGAACAGCTCGAACTGGACAAGGTCTTGTTTGTCCCTGCGGCGATGTCGCCTCTGAAGCCAACCGGTCCGGTGGCGTCGAGCGAGTCGCGGGTTGCGATGTTGCAATTGGCGATCGGAGGGAACGAAGCGTTTGAAGTCAGCCGCGTCGAGATCGATCGCGGAGGCGTCAGCTACACCTTGGATACGGTGACAGCGATTCGCGAACAGTTCCCACAGGCGGAGCTGTTTCTGATGATGGGAGCCGACCTCGTCGGTCAGCTCGGCGACTGGAATCAACCTGAAAAGATCTTCGCGATCGCCAAGCCAGCGATCATGAATCGCGGCGGCTACGATGCGGCGACGGCTGCGGAGATCGAACCGTTTCTGACCGACAGTGATTCGGGGCAGGTTGCCTTTCTGCAGATGCCGCAGATCGAACTATCGAGCAGTGAGCTGCGCGATCGGATCGGTGCGGGTGAAAGCATTCGCTATCACACGCCGCGAGCTGTCGAAGAATCGATCCGCGCCGAAGGCTTGTACGCTTCGTAG
- a CDS encoding HlyD family secretion protein — translation MIKRIAPLALLTAVLIGVLAYSQRATGPLKVSGFIEADEIRIGSRVGGRVAAVLVEEGATVAKGQELVRLEPFDLIESQREAAAQLAARQADLDRLAAGYQPEEIRQAKARVDQIAAQLEKLTNGPRPEEIAAAKGRQQAAEVELTLAQRTLDRASNLRDSNAVSQQEYEEADEKMKSARANLTVRNNELQLLEAGTRQEELDEARAKLAEAEAAWELMKNGYRNELVRQAAAARDAAQATLDAIGQRLDELVIRSPVAGVVEALELQPGDLVSASGPVMSLMDNTNLWVRAYVPENHLDLQVGQRLPMSVDSFPDERFACEISFIARRAEFTPSNIQTPEERSKQVFRIKATLVEGLDRLRPGMSADLWLGEIKQPSAKNADE, via the coding sequence ATGATAAAACGCATTGCACCGTTGGCGCTCCTGACCGCTGTATTAATCGGCGTTCTGGCGTACAGCCAACGCGCGACCGGGCCGCTGAAGGTCTCTGGTTTTATCGAAGCCGATGAGATCCGGATCGGGTCGCGCGTCGGCGGACGCGTCGCGGCGGTGCTGGTCGAAGAGGGAGCCACCGTCGCCAAGGGACAGGAACTGGTGCGGCTGGAACCGTTTGATCTGATCGAATCGCAACGCGAAGCGGCCGCCCAACTCGCGGCGCGGCAAGCTGATCTCGATCGCTTGGCCGCCGGATACCAGCCCGAAGAGATCCGCCAAGCCAAGGCGCGCGTCGACCAGATCGCAGCTCAACTGGAAAAGCTGACCAACGGCCCGCGACCGGAAGAGATCGCCGCCGCCAAGGGCCGCCAACAAGCGGCGGAAGTCGAACTGACGCTCGCCCAACGCACGCTCGATCGAGCCAGCAATCTCCGCGACAGCAACGCCGTCTCGCAGCAAGAGTACGAAGAGGCGGACGAGAAGATGAAGTCGGCTCGAGCCAACCTGACCGTCCGCAACAACGAACTGCAATTGCTGGAAGCGGGGACGCGGCAGGAGGAACTGGACGAAGCCAGGGCGAAGCTGGCCGAAGCGGAGGCTGCATGGGAGCTGATGAAAAACGGCTATCGCAACGAATTGGTCCGGCAAGCTGCTGCCGCCCGCGATGCAGCTCAAGCCACGCTCGACGCCATCGGCCAGCGGCTAGACGAACTGGTGATCCGCAGCCCGGTCGCCGGCGTGGTCGAGGCGTTGGAGCTGCAACCCGGCGACCTGGTTAGTGCCAGCGGACCGGTGATGTCGTTGATGGACAACACCAACTTGTGGGTCCGTGCCTACGTCCCCGAAAACCACCTGGACCTTCAGGTTGGCCAGCGGTTGCCGATGAGCGTCGACAGTTTTCCCGACGAACGGTTCGCGTGCGAGATCAGCTTCATCGCGCGGCGAGCCGAGTTCACCCCCAGCAACATCCAGACGCCCGAAGAGCGATCGAAACAGGTCTTCCGGATCAAGGCGACGCTCGTCGAAGGGTTGGATCGGCTGCGTCCGGGGATGTCCGCGGACCTCTGGCTTGGCGAAATCAAGCAACCGTCAGCGAAGAACGCCGATGAATGA